Proteins encoded within one genomic window of Sphingomonas cannabina:
- a CDS encoding HdeD family acid-resistance protein has product MADSTSDIGSGKGWGWILIYGIVSLILGVLAFLWPFGATLAATFVVACFLIAAGITAIAAGAFGRGHEGRLYSILFGVLSLAVGVMMAFRPLAGAFSLTLLVAAWLVARGVMELGFGARYRRHRGLMIALGVIDVLLGLYVVFMLPLAALAVPGFILGLSFAFSGVVAIMQALSHRKGADAFAAPG; this is encoded by the coding sequence ATGGCGGACAGCACAAGCGATATCGGAAGCGGCAAGGGCTGGGGCTGGATCCTCATCTACGGGATCGTGTCGCTGATCCTGGGCGTGCTGGCGTTCCTCTGGCCCTTCGGTGCGACGCTGGCCGCGACCTTCGTCGTCGCCTGCTTCCTGATCGCCGCCGGCATAACGGCCATCGCCGCCGGCGCCTTCGGTCGCGGCCATGAAGGGCGGCTCTATTCCATCCTGTTCGGCGTCCTGTCGCTGGCGGTGGGCGTGATGATGGCGTTCCGTCCGCTCGCCGGCGCCTTTTCGCTGACCTTGCTCGTTGCGGCTTGGCTGGTCGCGCGCGGCGTGATGGAGCTCGGCTTCGGCGCCCGCTACCGCCGCCATCGCGGGCTGATGATCGCGCTCGGCGTGATCGACGTGCTGCTCGGGCTCTACGTTGTCTTCATGCTGCCGCTGGCGGCACTGGCGGTGCCGGGCTTCATCCTCGGGCTCAGCTTCGCCTTCTCCGGCGTGGTCGCGATCATGCAGGCGCTGTCGCACCGCAAGGGCGCCGATGCCTTCGCGGCTCCCGGCTAG
- a CDS encoding ABC transporter ATP-binding protein: MSDAVLQTTGLKRSFEQGGQVIEVLRGVDLTVGAGEIVALLGPSGSGKSTLLQAVGLLEGGFEGSIRIVGAEAAKLSSPERTATRRDRLGFVYQFHHLLPDFSAVENVILPQLIHGATRPEAEARATELLTALGLAGRLTHRPSQLSGGEQQRVAVARALANRPALVLADEPTGNLDEATANVVLEEFLRLVRGQGSAALVATHNERLAARMDRVVRLHEGVLE; the protein is encoded by the coding sequence ATGAGTGATGCAGTCCTCCAGACCACCGGGCTCAAGCGCAGCTTCGAGCAGGGCGGGCAGGTGATCGAGGTGTTGCGCGGCGTCGACCTGACCGTCGGCGCGGGCGAGATCGTCGCGCTGCTGGGGCCGTCGGGCTCGGGCAAGTCGACGCTGCTGCAGGCGGTAGGACTGCTCGAGGGCGGTTTCGAGGGATCGATCCGCATCGTCGGTGCCGAGGCGGCGAAGCTCTCCAGTCCGGAACGCACCGCCACCCGGCGCGACCGGCTCGGCTTCGTCTACCAGTTCCATCACCTGCTGCCCGATTTCAGCGCAGTCGAGAACGTCATCCTGCCCCAGCTCATCCACGGCGCCACGCGCCCGGAGGCGGAGGCGCGCGCGACCGAGCTGCTCACCGCGCTCGGATTGGCGGGGCGGCTCACCCACCGGCCGAGCCAGCTCTCGGGCGGCGAGCAGCAGCGCGTCGCGGTGGCGCGCGCGCTGGCCAACCGGCCGGCGCTGGTGCTGGCGGACGAGCCCACCGGCAACCTCGACGAGGCGACGGCCAACGTGGTGCTGGAGGAATTCCTCCGGCTCGTGCGGGGGCAGGGCTCCGCCGCACTGGTCGCCACCCACAACGAGCGGCTGGCGGCGCGGATGGACCGGGTGGTGCGGCTGCATGAGGGCGTGCTCGAATGA
- a CDS encoding glutathione peroxidase, with protein sequence MSDPTSIPITIADGGAATLEPFAGQVLLIVNVASKCGFTPQYEGLEALYRRYRDRGFAVLGFPCNQFGGQEPGTAEEIANFCSLTYEVTFPLFGKIDVNGDDAAPLWRHLKKAAPGILGSEAIKWNFTKFLVDREGRVVERYAPTTKPADIAADIEKLL encoded by the coding sequence ATGAGCGACCCGACCAGCATTCCCATTACGATCGCGGACGGCGGTGCGGCGACGCTCGAGCCTTTTGCGGGCCAGGTGCTGCTGATCGTCAACGTCGCCTCGAAATGCGGGTTCACGCCGCAATATGAGGGATTGGAGGCGCTTTACCGTCGCTATCGGGACCGCGGCTTCGCGGTGCTGGGGTTTCCTTGCAACCAGTTCGGCGGGCAGGAGCCGGGAACGGCCGAGGAGATCGCGAACTTCTGTTCGCTCACCTACGAGGTGACCTTTCCGCTGTTCGGCAAGATCGACGTCAACGGTGACGATGCCGCGCCGCTGTGGCGCCACCTCAAGAAGGCGGCGCCGGGCATCCTTGGGTCCGAGGCGATCAAATGGAACTTCACCAAGTTCCTCGTCGACCGTGAGGGCAGAGTGGTTGAGCGCTATGCGCCGACGACCAAACCGGCGGACATCGCGGCCGATATCGAAAAGCTGCTCTAG
- a CDS encoding GNAT family N-acetyltransferase: MSNPWREVPTLTGRHVTLRPLVREDRSDLLAAFADGDLIEIFHTTVPTEATIDGWFDKILGEQAAGRNLVFTVLDAGGRVVGTTRLMRMSEAHRRVEIGGTLYAASVQRTGLNTEAKRMLLEYAFETLGCLVVQIRTDWLNRASRTAIERLGAKLDGVLRNHLILPSGHRRDSAVYSIIASEWDGVRRNLDLLMARHRERR, from the coding sequence ATGAGCAACCCGTGGCGGGAAGTTCCGACGCTGACCGGACGCCATGTCACGCTGCGGCCGCTGGTACGCGAGGACCGGTCCGACCTGCTGGCGGCGTTCGCCGACGGCGATCTGATCGAGATCTTCCATACGACCGTGCCGACCGAGGCGACGATCGACGGCTGGTTCGACAAGATTCTGGGCGAGCAGGCGGCAGGGCGCAATCTGGTCTTCACCGTGCTCGATGCTGGCGGACGGGTCGTCGGAACCACGCGATTGATGCGGATGAGCGAGGCACATCGCCGGGTCGAGATCGGCGGCACGCTCTACGCCGCCAGCGTCCAGCGTACCGGCCTCAATACCGAGGCGAAGCGGATGCTGCTCGAATATGCCTTCGAGACGCTCGGGTGCCTGGTGGTCCAGATCAGGACCGATTGGCTCAATCGCGCCTCCCGCACGGCGATCGAGCGGCTCGGCGCGAAGCTCGACGGTGTCCTGCGCAATCACCTGATCCTGCCGAGCGGACACCGTCGCGACAGCGCGGTCTATTCGATCATCGCCAGTGAATGGGACGGCGTGCGCCGCAATCTCGATCTGCTGATGGCGCGCCACCGGGAGCGGCGATGA
- a CDS encoding lipoprotein-releasing ABC transporter permease subunit — translation MLLSRYERMIARRYLLPGRGEAFIALVAGISLVAVMLGVAALVIVMSVMNGFRAELFDKIVGLNGHAVIQGYNGQLRDWRQVVAEAKATPGVVSATPLIEQPLMAGYSGRVEAVLVRGMNVPDILNNPSLNGKVVVGSLKSLTPGSGRIAIGSRLADALGATEGSEIQLISPQGPTSPFGTVPRIVSYTIGAIFEVGVYDYDKAFVVMPMEDAQTLLLMGDSVGMVELDTNDPDHVERILAPLADKVGRSGQITDWRQMNSQLFEALAVDRLVTFTVLSILILVAVFNILSSLIMLVRAKTRDIAILRTMGATRMGLTRIFMTVGTAIGAVGIGAGLILGFIALIFRQDIVSFLGFVTGRQIWDPSMRYLTDLPSKTDPFEVLGIAAMALLFSFLATLYPAYKAASTDPVQVLRYE, via the coding sequence ATGTTGCTCTCGCGCTACGAGCGGATGATCGCGCGCCGCTATCTGCTGCCCGGGCGGGGTGAGGCCTTCATCGCGCTGGTCGCCGGAATCAGCCTGGTCGCGGTGATGCTGGGCGTCGCCGCGCTCGTCATCGTGATGAGCGTGATGAACGGCTTCCGCGCAGAGCTGTTCGACAAGATCGTCGGGCTTAACGGTCACGCCGTGATCCAAGGCTATAATGGACAGCTGCGCGATTGGCGGCAGGTCGTGGCCGAAGCCAAGGCGACACCCGGCGTGGTCAGCGCCACCCCGCTGATCGAGCAGCCGCTGATGGCCGGCTATTCGGGCCGGGTCGAAGCGGTGCTGGTGCGCGGCATGAACGTGCCCGACATCCTTAACAACCCGTCGCTCAACGGAAAGGTCGTGGTCGGCTCGCTCAAGAGCCTGACGCCGGGCAGCGGGCGGATCGCGATCGGCAGCCGCCTCGCCGACGCACTCGGCGCGACCGAGGGCAGCGAGATCCAGCTGATCAGCCCGCAGGGGCCGACCTCGCCCTTCGGTACGGTACCGCGGATCGTGAGCTACACCATCGGCGCGATCTTCGAGGTCGGCGTCTACGATTATGACAAGGCCTTCGTGGTGATGCCGATGGAGGACGCGCAGACGCTGCTGCTGATGGGCGACAGCGTCGGCATGGTCGAGCTCGACACCAATGATCCCGACCATGTCGAGCGCATCCTGGCGCCGCTCGCCGACAAGGTCGGACGGTCGGGCCAGATCACCGACTGGCGGCAGATGAACTCGCAGCTGTTCGAGGCGCTGGCGGTCGATCGGCTGGTGACCTTCACCGTGCTGTCGATCCTGATCCTGGTCGCTGTGTTCAACATCCTGTCGTCGCTAATCATGCTGGTCCGTGCCAAGACCCGCGACATCGCGATCCTGCGCACCATGGGCGCGACGCGGATGGGGCTGACGCGCATCTTCATGACCGTGGGCACGGCGATCGGCGCAGTCGGGATCGGCGCCGGCTTGATACTCGGCTTCATCGCGCTGATCTTCCGGCAGGACATCGTGAGCTTCCTGGGGTTCGTCACCGGGCGGCAGATCTGGGATCCGTCGATGCGCTACCTCACCGACCTGCCGTCCAAGACCGACCCGTTCGAGGTGCTCGGCATCGCCGCGATGGCGCTGCTGTTCAGCTTCCTCGCCACGCTCTACCCAGCCTACAAGGCGGCGAGCACCGATCCCGTGCAGGTGCTGCGCTATGAGTGA